The region CAGAACTGTCCGCGACGACGCATGGCGACATCCGGAGGGCCGGATCGGGGCCCGTGTCCGCACAGGCCTTGCGCCGCATCGGGCATGCTGAACCTCGCGTGGTGCTAGGTCGGGCACGCAAGCCTTGGTCCGGGCTCGTCACATGCTGCCGGGCCGGGGGGCTTTCGGCAGGATGTCGGCTCTTCGGAGGGCTCCTCCCTCGCAAGGGGGAGGGGCTTTCCAAGATGCCTTGGCGTTCTCGCCTTGATCTGACCGGGCTTGCGATCAGCCGCGAAGTTTCGCCGCTAGGGCGACCAGTACCGCATCCTGCGCAGAGACCCAGTTCGCCACCTGCCCGCGCGCCTCGGCGATGGCTTCGGTCTGCGGCGAGATTTCCAGCGGGGCGGCATCGCGCGAATCGGCGTAGAGGCGATCGAGGTCAGCAAGGGCCGTCATCGCCGTCGAGCGGCTGGTCTCGAGGTCGGAAACCGCGATCTGTGCAGCGGCCCAGGAATCGCTGCTCACGCTGCCGGCCCGCGCGACCGCACGCTCGGCGGAAGGTCGGTCCGCTTCGAAGCGGGCATTGGCCTTGCGCGCACTGGCGAGCAGCGCTTCGAGGCGGGCATCGAGTTCGCCGTCTGCAAATGCCGTGTTGTCCAGCGGCGAGCCCGTTGCGTCTTCGCCGCCGGACGTAGCCTCATCCTCGCCTCTTACCGGCTCGAACTGGCCGGTCCGCTCGAAATCGCGCATCGCGAGCGAGGGGAACTGGCCGGCACTCGAGCAGGCGGCGAGCGCGAGCGGCAGGGCAAGCGTGGCAATGGCAGCGGTGAGGGGTGGAAAGCGTGTCATGGCCGTGCCATAGCATGACCCGCGCAGCAGGCGAGATTCAATCTGTCGTGCTGCATCGTCAAGGTGACGGGGGCGTGTCCCGGGCCGGGTGGCGGGCTGCTTCATGGCAGTTTCGCGTCACTCCTTGGTTGACACGAATCGGGTGGTGCACTAACGGCACCCACTCTTTCCGGTAGCTCGCGTCGAAGGCGTGGGTCATCGGCGCGTCGCCCGCAAGGCTCCCTCGGTTCTTCGTCGGACCACAGCGGCCGGGGCAGTTTGTGTTTCGGCCCTCACGGGCACATTATAGAGATTAGGTAAGGGCACCATGTTCGCAGTAGTGCGCACGGGCGGCAAGCAGTACCGGGTTGCCGCCGGAGACAAGATCGCGGTCGAGAAGCTGGCTGGTGAAGCCGGTGAGACCATCACCCTGGGCGACATCCTGCTCGCTGGCAACGACGGCGACGTCGTCGACGCTTCGAAGGTTTCGGTTTCGGCCGAGATCATCGCGCAGGCGAAGAGCGAGAAGGTCGTGGTGTTCAAGAAGCGCCGCCGCCACAACTACCGTCGCAAGAACGGCCACCGCCAGCAGCTGACGCTGCTGCGCATCGTGTCGGTCGGCTGAGCCCCAAACTCGGAAGGAAAACGAGATGGCACATAAGAAAGCAGGCGGCTCGTCGCGCAACGGTCGCGATTCGGCAGGCCGCCGCCTTGGCGTCAAGAAGTTCGGCGGTCAGGAAGTGATCGGCGGCAACATCATCATCCGTCAGCGCGGTACCAAGGTGTACCCGGGCTCGAACGTTGGCATGGGCAAGGATCACACCCTGTTCGCGCTGACCGAAGGTCGCGTGCGCTTTCACGATGGCAAACTCGGCCGCAAGTACGTGTCGGTCGACGCCATGGCGGAAGCCGCCGAGTAATCGGATGGTCGATAAACGGGCCATCCTGACGGGATGGCCCTGC is a window of Novosphingobium aureum DNA encoding:
- the rpmA gene encoding 50S ribosomal protein L27, with translation MAHKKAGGSSRNGRDSAGRRLGVKKFGGQEVIGGNIIIRQRGTKVYPGSNVGMGKDHTLFALTEGRVRFHDGKLGRKYVSVDAMAEAAE
- the rplU gene encoding 50S ribosomal protein L21; the protein is MFAVVRTGGKQYRVAAGDKIAVEKLAGEAGETITLGDILLAGNDGDVVDASKVSVSAEIIAQAKSEKVVVFKKRRRHNYRRKNGHRQQLTLLRIVSVG